Sequence from the Equus caballus isolate H_3958 breed thoroughbred chromosome 6, TB-T2T, whole genome shotgun sequence genome:
AGGAGTCCAGTTTAGATTCACGTGGCTCACTGAGGGCCTGCCCTGtgcctggtgcttccccatgggTCACCTCACATTGGGCACATGAGGGCACTACAGCCCGCGGAGGTTAAAGCCTGGGCCTCGATCTAGATGCTAGCATGGCAAGGAGTGGCATTAGCAACATCAGGCCTCAAGGACTGGCCCAGCTCAGGAGGAGTCAGACTCTTCCGGTACCCCTCTCCTCTTTCATGGTAAGAGACTGAGCATCTTCTGTAaacctccctcctccaggaagtcttcctgaaTTAGCAGAGACACCATCTCTTTGCCCTAGCCCATCTGGATGTGGGCTTCCTTGGCTACTCTCCCAGTTTGGTCTTCACACAATCAGCTTCTTTCCCTGACCTCCCTAATCACGTCTGCACACTGTATTTCTGGCCCACATGAGCCTTCAGTCTCCAGGGTCCACATGACAGCCTTTGTTCAGCGCCTGGCCCGGAACTGCTCCGGGTCAGTCTTGGCATGCGTGGGTCTGGGCCAGGATGTCACAGCGATGCGTGCCGAGCCCTGAGTTTCGTGCTACAAGCATAACCCGCAGATTCGGACacatgctcctcctcctccttctcacctGCTTCTTGACGCTCTCGATCTCGGCCCGCAGCCTCTGGATCATCCTGTTGAGCTCCGAGATCTCACTCTTGGTGCTCTTCAGGTCCTCCCGTGCCTGCCGGCCGTGGTCTGCAGCTCTCCCAACTGTGCAGGAAGGAGCCACACTTTCAGAAAGCCAGCAGAGGCCTTACAGGTCCCCTAACCCAACCCCTCATGTCACCAACAAGAAAACCCAAACACAGACGTGTGACTTGTGCAGGGTCACCCAGCTGGGGGAACCGGGTGCTCTCTCCCCTGCACTAGGGGACCCATCTCCTAGCACAATGGCTGCTGTAGTTGGGCAGACACCTTaccccaggccctgtgctttatctcattaaacctcacaacaacccgATGAGCAAggcattattatccccactttataaatGGGACCACTGAGACACAGACAGCTTGAGTACCATGACTAAACACATCGGCCCTTGAGTGACAGGGCTAGGACTTGAATGCAGCCCATGAGAGGAGGAGCCATTGTCTGAACCAGCAGGCTGCCCTTCCTTGGGCAGAAAAGCCAGAAAATTCAGACGCATAAGGGCCAGCTCTGCCACATTCAGGTGCAGAACTCCTTGTGTCTGTGGTCCAGCCTTGCTCCacctccctttccctccccacaCTTCTTTCCAGACATTGGCTTCAACCCCTCCGTGTGATCAAGCCTGAAGCACACGACGACAAGAGCCAGACTGGTGGAGGGGAAATGGAGACCTCTACAACAGTGAAGGGGGTGCAGCCGGAGGGAGCTAGCTTAAGGATCTCTCAACCTTGGCACAGCTGACACTTGGGGCAGGATGATTCTTTGTTTGGGAGAAGGATCTCATGCAttataagatgtttagcagcatccctggcctctgccccgtAGACACCAGTAGGAggcccacccccactcccagatGTGACAAACCAAAACTGACTGCACACGTTGTGGTATGTCTCCTGGGGGGAAGTCATACCTTCCCCTCCTGTTGAGAGGCACCAGGTTAGAGCCGAGTCAGAGCTCTCTGATTAGGAGGGAGATGTCTGCTAGTAAGACCAGACCAGTGGAAGCTGCCATGCTGGAGATGTGGAGAAGAACGACTCAGAGGCAGGATCTGCCCTCCAGATGGCCCGCCCAGCTAGGTTGGTGGGAGAGACAAGAATCTCTGAAGCTACGTGATGGTGTCACCCACCTTGCTGTGGTACAGCACCTCGGCCTCCGCCTTGCTTTTCTGAGCGATCGCCTCGTACTGGGCACGGACCTCAGCGATGATGCTGTCCAGGTCCAGGTCCCGGTTGTTGTCCATGGACAGGACCACGGACATGTCGCTGGTGTCTGCCTGCACCTGGGACAGCTCCTGCAGAGCCAGACAGACATGGCCACTTCTGAGCAGACCCACCCCAGGGCTCCCCAAAGGGACGGCTCCCAACAGACTGAGGGACAGTCTGGAAGGGACCACTTTTGTCAGAAGGACAGACACGACTCAAACTCCTACGGGTGAGCCTCTGAACACCTTCTTCTCCAGGAGACGGAGGGGGTGGGTCCGAGGCTTAAAGAAGAGGAGGACACTTACGGCGTCATAGAGGGCCCTCAGGAAGTTGATCTCGTCTGTCACGCTCTGCACCTTGGCCTCCAGTTCCACTTTGGTCATGTAGGCAGCATCAACATCCTGAGAGAGAAGTCGGTCACTGTCCCTGCTGACCTGCGGGCTCAGCCCAGTCCTGGGCACtaggggaaggggcaggaggaaggggccccGGGGACCTGCCCATCAGGAGCCCCCACTCAGGGGAAACGAGGCTCCTGTCCCGGCACAGGCGGACTCGTCCTAGCGTGACTAGACCGGCCACTTTGTAGGCTGGGCTGGCAAACGTGGATCAGAGAAGAGCGGAGGAGGCTGTGAGGGCGAGAGGAAGGACACGGCCGAGGCTGCGGCTGTTACACTGACGCTGGGGGAGGAGGATTTCCGAGGGAGAAGCTACATTGGCAACACTCATAGGCCGTCTCCACATAGCTCCTGGGAATACACCCCTGAAAAGAGAtcctatttcttgtctttgtctGCTTTCCAATCACAGCTCAAGGCCTGGTCAGATTCGTACACCCACACGCCCCTCGGAAGCAACATGGCGAAAGTCCAGTGGCTCCTTCAGACCCTCGTCCAGGCGCTCCTCAGGGGaccccctccctggccctggccctggccctcccCCACATGGCCTAAAGGAGACCCTCAAATTAGCAGGACCAAGCTCCTGCCTCCCATCAGCCTTCACAGCGCTCTGTTGAGTGGGGCtccagggtgggaggtggggaaggacCGGTCGCCTTCTTCAGGATGACAAAGTCGTTCTCTGCAGCCGTGCGCTTGTTGATCTCCTCTTCGTACCTGTGAGAAGCGAGTTACTTACTGGTCTGCCTTCTTGGGGACGTCCCCATGGCCCCAGAGCACTTCCCATGAGTAACATGGACTCAGGGCTTCTTGTCCCACCAGTTTAGCCCAGGGCCTGTGTCATTGCAGCGTGCAGCCTCCTGGGTCCAGGAGAGACCCAGCTCATTCAACAGgctttactgagcacctactgtgtgatAATGGGGGTGGCGGTTACTGGGCACTAGAGTAGAAGCCCCTTCCTCATGGGCTGCTATTCTGATCAATCCTGGAAGGCCTCCTGGAgaaacttggattttttttaaactattatgtGACCAAAGGGAGATGGCTGAGCTGCTAGGAGCTTCTGGGGAAGTGCCTGGGGCCAACTCTGTGTACAGCAAGCACAGTAGGCCCTTGGGCTCTCAGTAGATACTTCCTGAATTAATGAAAACCAAGAATGGGTCACTAAGAATGTGCCGGGTCCTGCTCCAGAAATGACACTTGTATTAACTCATTTGGTCCTCATTACGGCCAATAGGAGAAATGCTATCactctttccattttacagatggggacactgaggcacagagaagctaaggaacttgcccaagatcacagagctgatAAGTGGCACAATAGGGCTTGACCAAGGCACACAGACTCCAGAGTCTGAACTCTGAACGATAAAGTAAGTTGCTTCTCATTTAGATGCCTATTGACAGGGGAAATAAAGTTCATCTTTGGAGGGAACTTGGAGGTGATGTAGTCCAGGGAGGATTGAAGGGTTTATCTGAGTCTATAAAGTTCATGAATGAGCTTCAGGGTCTCTTGGAACCCCCCAGAATTATCTGTATGTGTCCTTTCAGTAAATTCCCAACAGGGTTTCTGCCCCAAACAAGCCCTGAGCCACTGCCTCAAAGACTGGGATATTGAAAGTCAGAGAGAGTGGGGGTAAATTCCCACAAGCTGGCAGCCAGCTGGAACACAGCTAAACGGGAGCCCAGACGCCTGTCATCTGCCCTCTCCCACCGTGcagcccaccctcccctcccccgggcACTGGGGCCGCGCACCTCTTCTTGAAGTCCTCCACCAGCTCCTCCATGCTCCTCGGCTCCCCCTGCAGCTTGCTCTTCTCCATGTGCAGCCCGCCCAGGAAGTCCTTGAGGCTGCTGATGGAGTTCTCAAAAAAAGGCTCCAGGTTCTGGTTGTTGGTGTTAGAACCGGTGCCctgttcctgcaggaggctccaCTTGGTCTCCGGGACCTTGTTCTGCTGCTCCAGGAACCGCAACTGCCGCCCAACAACAAAAGAGCATCCGGGAGCTGTCCAGGGCCAGCTCCAATCACGGCGGCTCTGACTCCCCCAGAACAAAGTCCCAGGGATCTCCCTGTGTCTCCAGCAGGGCTGCATGCTGCAGGCTGCAATAGTTTGTGCTAACCCCGTGTGGACAGCAGCGTTGGGGTAACACAGGGCAGGTAGAGCCCTATTgcacaggtaaggaaactgaagcccagagataaccaaggtcacacaacaagCGAGTAACAAATCTGAACTGGAGTTTCCTGACACCTAGGCTCGACAATCTTCCCAtgacatcattcattcattcattcattcattcctcaaacATTCAGTACTCAACAAACAGCAGGAGATTCCAGCATCCGACGGCAGATGTAGTCTTCAGGAGGAGGTTTAAAGTACATCTGCGTACACCGCACTAGGGTGGGGAATAGACAAAACTGTAAAGAAATAGCTATCAGGCAGCCCTGGTCCCAGGAACAAGGGTCCAGACACACCAAGGGTCAGCCCCTCCGCCCAGCCTTGTTAAACGCAGGGCTCAGCTGCTTTTAAACTGAGCCACTGGCTAAAGATGTCTCAAAGTTCATTTGCTACAAAACATTTCTGTACACAAATTCAAGGCCAACTTGTATAAGTAGGTGGAGTAAATATCAATCAATTggccattcaacaaacatttgcgaAGTGCCAAGAACGTGCCAGGCCTTATGCTGGACAATAGGACCCCAAGATCTGGGAATCCCCCTTTAGGGATGATGAGAAGGCCTTGGGTGGCGAAACCCACCTTCTGTGGAGAAGAAGCATTTTCACATCACTTTCTACCTTTCTATGAATAATTTGTCTAGATACCCAGGTGTCTGCTGGGGACTAGCAGGTCACCTGACTTTCAAAGGCTCCAGCTCTGCCCAGATCTGATATTCTAAAGATAAGACCAACTTCTCCTCCTTCAGCTTTGTCCAGGACACTTACGTATGGTGAGGGGTGCCCCAAAGAGTCCTCAGAAACCCTTTCTTTAGGGCCTAATATTAACCCAGGATCACAAAGAGATCTCCACACATCGTACTCAGCATACTACTGAAACCCTCTGTTAGCAGCCAGCCACACCCAAATGCCCTCTAGTCACCAAAACAGTTGTCATAACATCCCTTGCATGGAACGTCCGGAGCATGGAAATCCCTGTAAAACATCTCTTCAGCCTGGCTCGCACGCATGCACGTGTCCACAAATGTCCGATGGCCTCCACGTCTGCAGCTCCTCACACTGAAATCTTGCTGTGAGAACCACCCAGGAGGAGGAAcctctcccccctgccccctcccacctccccaaaactctctgcatctctctcctTAGGCGGATGGCAGGGTGACTCATCTCTCAGACACAAATCCAGCATTGGCAAAGTCAGCCTCTCTTTCAAAGAGGAGCGGCTCACAATTCACCTGGGATAGAGAAGGAATTCTGCGTCTGGGTTTCAAAAGGCAACAGTGAAGGGACCTCTGTGATGGCAACAAATAATCCTGGCAGTGCCTGTGATCCATCGCAGTAATGGGCACGTGCAGGGGCCAGTAACTCCACCCAGTGAGGGACTCAGGATCTTCATCATCTGCTGCTGCGTTCAGCAGGTCCACCACCTGCTGATATGCCCCGGAGGGCTTGAGGTACAGCATAAACCCCCAAGTCCTTCCTCTGATTCataagaaggagaagaaacagagaacaagCCAGGTGGGCCAGCTTGTCTCACTGTCCAGCGGTCCCGAGAAGGGCTCACCTTGTCGATGAAGGAGGCGAACTTGTTGTTGAGGGTCTTGATCTGCTCCCGCTCCTGGGCCTTCACTTGCCCAATCTGGGGGTCGATCTCCACATTGAGGGGCTGCAGGAGGCTCTGGTTGACGGTCACTTCCTGGATTCCCCCAGGGAAAccacctgggccaccaaagccacCGGAGACACCAAAGCCATCAGAGCCACCAAAGCCAACAGCTCCTCCACCAAAACCCCTGGCTCCTCCTCTGaagcctccagctcctcctcccaagcccccAGCTCTTCCAACAAAGCCCCCACCTGTCCCTCTTCCACTACCTCCAAAACCACCGCCCCTTGAGTATCCCCCACTGGCCCCCCCAAACCTGCCAGCCCGGGTGCCACCTCCAGCCAGACTCATGGAGATCTTCTTGTTCCCGCCGAGGCTGTGGAGACTCCTGCTCCAAAGCCTCCTCCCATCAAGGTGCAGGCAGCCGACCCTGAGCGGGAGGCCGAGGAGGACCTGGCAGAGCCGATCCGGCTCTGGCCCGACACCACGGCTGAGCGGCCGCTGAAGCCCTGGCCACGGCCCCCAGTGGAAGACCTGCAGGACTGTTGGCTGTAGCTGGCCTGGCGACTCACGGCGGTCAGCACGGTATTCCAAAGGAAGGATGGACTCAGAAGGCTGGAGGAAACTCAGAGACCTTCTGCAGTTCTGGGCCGAGGGTGACCCTTATATAGGGTCGGGGAGCTCAGCTGGCTGACGGTGCCAGACAACTAATTGAGGTATTATCTGCTTTGGTTGGCCTGGCAGCAACAGGTTGAGTCCAAAACTCGCAACACACCTTGGTAATCACCCCAAATTTCCAAATCACTTTGTTCTCCCAGAGTTACTCACCTGAAATAAGCTGAAGGTGGCAAAGGGGCCATCCTGCGGGGCTGGATGCAGCCCCTAATCCCCAAGAGATGTACGCTCCCATCCTGGGAGTGACAGGCTTCTCTACCTCCCTTGTGTCCCCATGGCCACTCTGCCAGCCCATCCAGCCTCAGGAGGTTACAGGATGCGTGTGGAGCCCCAGCGAGGACcctgggggagaagggagaagaaggaggaagaatgaCCAGGAGAAGGAAGATGTGGAAGTCAGGGAGGGGCCGCAGCTGCCTCTGGGGCTCCTGCCATCCAGAGAGGAGAAGGTCACACACGAAACTCACAGCCTCACAGCGGGCAGCTTCTCAACCGCAGGGCCTTGGCGGGAGAGCCGGTGAGGAGGGGAAGCAGGGGCATCCGGCCTGGCGGAGAGCCGGCCAGTCTGAGAAGGATGGGGGCGTGCAGGGGAACTGAGAGGAAGTAAAGACCACAGCCTAGGActgcgggagggagggagcagacagGGAGAGGGGCCTGCGGAGAAAGGAAAAGCCTATGCAGGCAGGAAGAGAGTGTAGACTGATTGATCTGGACTAGAGCAACTGCCAGTCtctcctcttccaagctcacgtTAGGAAATAAGTCCGGGGTTTCCAAGGCCTGCTTCCCCCAGAGCACCTGAGAGACATCACCTGCACCGTGTAGGAAGCTCAGATTCTTCCCCTGGAAAATTTAAGAGGAATGGTGCTATAGACCGTCTCCATTCTGCGGCTGGGCCGTGGCCATCTCTCTTGACTCAGACCGCATGCGAGTAAAGACTCTCTTCCATCACAAGgtttctgaaatttctttttacttatcaTCATGATCCATACTACAGGGCTAATTACTTCCAAACGCATCATGATCCAGGAGTAGATTTTTTCCCTCGAATTCTTTATATTGTTCTTTATTCCGTATTAGGATGAAAAGTTTCAGATTCCTTTTGACTCAGTGTTCCCAATTCTTGGGGCAATTGTCATTATTTCCCACTATCCTGTTGTAATTCTTTTCCTGGGACACATTGTTGGCTAAAATTTGTAACTTTTACAGAAGCACCATTTAATCTGctaatttcccttttcttttcaccattaatttaaaaaaaaaaaaagaagaagaagaatgatgTCTGTGCCTAAGGTTGTCGGGAAGAGAGCGTGAGAGGGAAGTTCTCCGTCAATCGTCACATGTGGCGTGAATGTTGGGCACTTATAACACCTGCTGCCTTCAGCAAAGACGCGTCTGGACTCCACTCTTGACAGCGAAACCCATGGTGCCCTCTGGAACGTGAATCTCTGCAGAGGCCATCCTCCTTTAAATGAGCCCGCCCTTTCTGCTTCCCC
This genomic interval carries:
- the LOC100063342 gene encoding LOW QUALITY PROTEIN: keratin, type II cytoskeletal 3-like (The sequence of the model RefSeq protein was modified relative to this genomic sequence to represent the inferred CDS: inserted 2 bases in 2 codons); this encodes MAPLPPSAYFRSSTGGRGQGFSGRSAVVSGQSRIGSARSSSASRSGSAACTLMGGGFGXRSLHSLGGNKKISMSLAGGGTRAGRFGGASGGYSRGGGFGAVGFGGSDGFGVSGGFGGPGGFPGGIQEVTVNQSLLQPLNVEIDPQIGQVKAQEREQIKTLNNKFASFIDKLRFLEQQNKVPETKWSLLQEQGTGSNTNNQNLEPFFENSISSLKDFLGGLHMEKSKLQGEPRSMEELVEDFKKRYEEEINKRTAAENDFVILKKDVDAAYMTKVELEAKVQSVTDEINFLRALYDAELSQVQADTSDMSVVLSMDNNRDLDLDSIIAEVRAQYEAIAQKSKAEAEVLYHSKLGELQTTAGRHGXDLKSTKSEISELNRMIQRLRAEIESVKKQSANLQTATADAEQHGEVALQDASAKLQDLKAALQQAKEDLAQLLKEYQELMNVKLALDIEIATYRTLLEGEECRMSGECQSSVSIEMVYNIIIISSGGGRGALGGGVLRGGAGGRRGLGSGANGGGLGSGRGSGGSSVVRGGFSSSRGSSVLSGGGGSSSIQVSQSSSQSQRSHQKF